The following are from one region of the Nostoc cf. commune SO-36 genome:
- a CDS encoding diflavin flavoprotein codes for MVALTEKTEKRLTIQTVEIAQETTAIRSLDWDRDRFDIEFGLQNGTTYNSFLIRGEQTALVDTSHEKFRQLYFDTLTGLIKPTDIDYLIISHTEPDHSGLVKDLLLMAPEITVVGSKVAIQFLQDFVHQPFKRRIVKNGDRLDLGNGHEFEFVIAPNLHWPDTIFSFDHKTKTLYTCDAFGLHYCSDSTFDEDLAAIEEDFHYYYDCLMGPNARSVLSALKRMGELKTIDMIATGHGPLLSHNVEELVGRYRTWSQTQVKPETAVGIFYVSEYGYSNRLVQAIANGIGKTGVAVEIVDLGSEVDLQELRELVSRCAGLIVGLPPASGAASIQAALSTVLGSAKEKQAIGVFETGGGDDEPIDPLLSKFRNLGLTTVFPAIRIKETHTENTYKLCEEAGTDLAQWVTRDRSIKAMKSLGADLDKALGRISGGLYIITAKKGDVSSAMLASWVAQASFKPLGFSIAVAKDRAIESLMQVGDRFVLNVLEEGNFQPLMKHFLKRFAPGADRFEGVRTQPAENGAPILNDALAYMECEVVSRMDCGDHWAVYSNVYAGRVSKPEALTAVHHRKVGNHY; via the coding sequence ATGGTAGCGCTCACCGAAAAAACTGAAAAACGGCTCACCATACAGACTGTAGAAATCGCTCAAGAGACGACGGCTATCCGCTCTCTGGATTGGGATCGCGATCGCTTCGATATTGAGTTTGGTCTGCAAAATGGTACTACTTATAACTCGTTTCTTATCCGTGGGGAGCAGACTGCCTTAGTTGATACCTCCCACGAAAAGTTTCGTCAACTATACTTCGATACGCTCACCGGACTAATCAAGCCAACAGATATTGATTATTTGATTATCAGCCACACCGAGCCAGACCATAGCGGTTTAGTTAAAGATTTACTGCTTATGGCTCCAGAAATAACTGTTGTCGGTTCTAAGGTGGCGATTCAGTTTCTTCAAGATTTTGTACATCAGCCATTCAAGCGGCGGATTGTGAAAAATGGCGATCGCTTAGATTTGGGCAATGGTCATGAATTTGAATTCGTGATTGCCCCAAATTTACACTGGCCGGATACCATTTTCAGCTTCGACCACAAAACTAAAACTCTCTATACCTGCGATGCTTTTGGGTTGCACTATTGCTCAGATAGCACCTTTGATGAAGACTTGGCGGCTATCGAAGAAGACTTTCATTACTACTACGATTGCCTGATGGGGCCAAATGCCCGCTCGGTTTTGTCTGCCCTGAAGCGGATGGGTGAACTGAAAACCATCGACATGATTGCCACGGGACACGGGCCATTATTATCCCACAATGTTGAAGAACTAGTTGGACGTTACCGCACTTGGAGCCAAACGCAAGTCAAGCCAGAAACGGCAGTGGGAATATTTTACGTTTCCGAATACGGATATAGCAATCGCCTGGTGCAAGCAATTGCCAACGGTATCGGTAAAACTGGCGTCGCCGTGGAAATTGTCGATTTGGGATCTGAAGTCGATTTACAAGAACTGCGGGAACTAGTTAGCCGTTGTGCTGGGCTAATCGTTGGTTTACCTCCGGCTTCTGGCGCTGCTAGCATCCAAGCTGCACTCAGCACAGTTTTAGGATCTGCCAAAGAAAAGCAGGCTATCGGCGTATTTGAAACCGGCGGTGGCGATGATGAGCCGATAGATCCTTTGCTAAGTAAATTCCGCAATTTGGGTTTGACAACGGTTTTTCCAGCAATTCGGATTAAAGAAACGCACACAGAAAATACCTACAAGCTGTGTGAAGAAGCGGGAACTGATTTAGCTCAATGGGTAACACGCGATCGCAGTATCAAAGCCATGAAATCCCTTGGTGCTGACTTAGATAAAGCATTAGGTAGAATTAGCGGCGGACTGTATATTATTACTGCCAAAAAAGGCGATGTATCCAGTGCGATGTTAGCCTCGTGGGTTGCTCAAGCTAGCTTCAAACCCTTGGGATTTTCCATTGCAGTCGCCAAAGATCGGGCAATTGAATCACTCATGCAAGTAGGCGATCGCTTTGTTCTCAACGTTTTAGAAGAAGGCAATTTTCAACCACTAATGAAGCACTTTTTGAAACGGTTCGCCCCTGGTGCTGATCGCTTTGAAGGAGTGAGAACCCAGCCAGCCGAAAATGGTGCGCCCATCCTCAACGATGCCCTCGCCTACATGGAGTGCGAAGTCGTTAGTAGAATGGATTGCGGCGATCACTGGGCAGTATACAGCAATGTTTACGCCGGACGGGTTTCTAAACCAGAAGCTTTGACTGCTGTACATCACCGCAAAGTCGGTAATCATTATTAA
- a CDS encoding pantothenate kinase codes for MKPHKHPEHTDNIWLALEIGNSRLHWALFVGETLYSAWDTDHLPESVMQQLAECQTLNDLLEKIFPQGESLTNTLSLCPLLVASVVPSQTAIWQTYPNTRVITLNQVPLKGVYPTLGIDRALALWGAGKMWGFPMLVIDTGTALTFTAADANECLVGGAILPGLGLQFATLGQQTGQLPVVEMQNFPSLPRFALNTTEAIQSGVVYTILAGIKDFIEAWLQLFPNGKIAIKGGDRTLLLNYLQALHPEIADSLIVEANLIFWGMREIVMGDSTDGIK; via the coding sequence GTGAAACCGCATAAGCACCCAGAACACACAGATAATATTTGGCTAGCTTTGGAAATTGGGAACTCTCGCCTGCATTGGGCGTTGTTTGTTGGCGAGACGCTTTACTCAGCTTGGGATACCGACCATCTACCTGAGTCTGTTATGCAACAACTGGCTGAATGTCAAACCCTGAATGATTTACTAGAGAAAATTTTTCCACAAGGTGAATCTCTAACAAATACTCTGTCCCTCTGTCCTCTCCTCGTCGCCTCCGTAGTTCCCAGCCAAACTGCTATTTGGCAAACTTACCCAAATACTCGCGTTATTACCTTAAATCAAGTACCACTCAAAGGTGTGTATCCCACGTTAGGAATTGACCGCGCCTTAGCTTTATGGGGAGCGGGAAAAATGTGGGGTTTTCCAATGTTGGTAATTGATACCGGGACAGCGCTAACTTTTACGGCTGCGGATGCTAATGAGTGTCTAGTTGGAGGTGCAATTTTGCCGGGATTAGGTTTACAATTTGCAACTCTCGGTCAACAAACAGGACAATTACCAGTAGTGGAAATGCAAAACTTTCCGTCTCTACCACGTTTTGCTCTCAATACTACAGAGGCTATTCAAAGTGGGGTAGTTTATACAATTTTAGCTGGAATTAAAGATTTTATTGAGGCGTGGCTGCAATTATTTCCTAATGGGAAGATTGCGATTAAAGGAGGCGATCGCACTTTATTATTAAACTATCTGCAAGCCTTACATCCTGAAATTGCAGATAGTTTAATTGTGGAAGCAAATTTGATTTTTTGGGGAATGCGCGAAATAGTAATGGGTGATAGCACAGATGGAATAAAATGA